TATTAATTCAACAACGATTTaaacaatatatattaaaaatttagaaactattattataatttagagagtatttaatttttgtttgtAACCTGAATCACAATTAGTTGTTGAATTCCAGCCTCCACACATGCATAAATCTGTGTTTTTATCAATATCATAACCACATGATCCACCGGTGGCTTCGCAGGCCCAACAAAAGGACCCATTCTCTAGTGAAGAATATTTCACTTGAATGCCATAGGCCCATTCTTTCGGCCCGCCTACTTTCAACGGGGCCAAACTATAGGCGCTGCTGTATCCCTGGCAGTCCAGCCCAGAAAGATTCACGGACTTAACGGCCTGGAACGATGTCGCGCAACAATCGGGAGGGCCCGATCCATAGGCCGGGATCAATTGTCTCGGACCGAACATGTCCCAGGCTGAGCACCCGTAATACTCCTCGCACCCTAGTCCCGATACATTTTGACACGACAAGTGCTTGCCCGGAGAGCCTCGGAAGAGCGGGGACTGGGCCGAGCAGCCTAATAGCAGGAACACGTTTTCGGATGTCGGGGTTAAGTGCACGGCTCGCCAAGGCTCGACTACGAATCCGTTTCCTCGCCCTCCCCACACTAAGGAGTCACAAGTGGACATGTGAGGGTCATGTAACACGAGAGTCTCGTACGCATAATCTATATCCAACACGCGATATGATCCAGAACTAATGTGCAGCATCAAGACATCGTTGATGCAAAATAAGAGTTCTCGAAAGCCGGAATGGCCACAACCTGGTCGGAGAGCGAAAGGGTAGTCGATCGTAAGATTCCCGCAAAATGACCTGCATGTGCTACCATGACCATAGCCTACGACTACATAAATTAGTGTATAAAATGATACAAACAGAGTGGGGAAAAAGAGGGGAGTCATGGATGAAGCTGGGAGGATTTGGGAGAGATGTGGTTTCTTGAGAAAGGAATAGAGGCAAGTACATATTGATACGTTGCTTGAGAATgggaatattaaaatttaaggggatctttttttcttttttatttcatatttcGAAGTTCCTTTTTTGAGGAATTTGAGGGcatcttttatatattttttctcatCTTTTAGGGGACAATTGTGGTTTATTTAAGAAGGTATGACTGGCTTTTTTTATGGGGGTATGACTAACTTTAGAGGTCGTGTTTTTGctgcctttttttttttttttttttttttggctgtaATTTGCTTTTAAACGTTGCAGCTTTGTTGAAGGTCTAGAAAAGAATTATAGTGCTTTCTTtacatgttttaagattttaaaagaaattgtGAGTAtgatcttaaaattttaaagaccACTTGTCGCTTGGGTTAGAGACACTCAATATTTTTGAACAAGACATTGGGTTTGAGATTAGTGTAAAACTCTATTtctaaatatcaattttttttaagaaacgagaattaatatattttatataaaaatgttataATTTCATTTATACTTGTATAGTAAAATAAGAGCAAATGATCATCAATAAATCTGCATTTCAACAGTCAAACGTGTGTTCAGTATCTGTCAGACCGATTTTTTTCATGCAGTCTCTGACTAACCCAAAAAATGTTCTACACTATCTGGGCTCACATGTGTTTTTCGGATGAAACTTGgtacaaaatattgaaaatctggaacaaatatatgatatttcatAATTAAACGTGTTAAGACAATTTATATCTAGATTTTCGTGATCATAAATTAAACTGATTTGACTCAAGCTCATATTAATACAAATTATTAAACTGAATTAAACAAAACTGCAAATAAAATGATCAACGATGCTGTTACCAACTAATCTGATTAGAACAAAACCCTACAATGTATTTTCCCCCATCCCCTTGTAATATTTATAATAGGGTTTTAGCATTTCCTTTTCTTGCTTTTTAACAGTCAGAAGCCATGGAGGCTCCTGAAAAACAAGAAGAGAGCGTCAACTCGGTAAGATTCGCTCCCCATTCTCTCCATCTACTTGTTATTTTACTTTTAAGTTGAAATTTGGAATGGTGGCATCGGTTTATGCAATTGAATTTGATGATCTCTTTCTCGGACAATGAATGAAATCTATGGTGTATTACGATGTGAACAAACAGCGAAGTTTTATTTTCTGTTAATTTTAAAAGGAGCTATTGGGTGATAGTGCAACGAGATTCATTCTTCCCATTTTGATATCGCCCTTTTATAATGGTATGGGGAAGTTTTAAACGGGAGTTGAAATGTTGAAGGTTTTGGATATCCTTATATTTAATGAGTTTTGCATATATTTGCATTTCTAAATCGTATTTTAAGGCTCTAACTTTGAGCTTATGAAATTTAGCTTTTGATCATACTGGTCTTCTTTAGTGCTTCGTGTTATAAGAGCCTTAAATTGTGAATTTTCCTTTTTTCCAAGTTGATTGATGGGATACTGgaaattccttttttttttgaaaggcGGTGGAAATTCTTTTCCGTAAACATATTTCTCGTATTTCAATGGACTAATCTAATTTTCTGGAATTCCGATAGAAATCTCCGAGCATGGTTAGGACTGTCAACTGGGGTGCAGCAACTGTGATTGGAATTTTTGCTGGAATGTTATATGGAGGTAGCAAAGAGGCATCTGCTTCTGTTGTAAGTTCGCATCTCAAAGCAGGATTggtttttcattaaattaattattgtttaGTCTGAATATTGCCAGTTCGAGGCATCTGCTACTTTTAGAGATACATTAACTTAAAACCTAATGCTTCTGTCTGGCACGAACTGGTATCTTCGGGAATTGATGGAGTGTTATTCGTGggaaaatgttttttaattGCTATCCCTCTAATTTATTTTCTATGGAAGTTCAAATAGTTTGTTCGAAATGAAAAATGTGTGAGAACGAAAAAGGGTTGTCCagttaaaacattttctttgcaTAACCCGACTCAGTGGAAGAATTCTGAGTTTGAATGTCTGTTACATCGGAAGCAGTAGGTACTGCAGGTGTGGCTTGTTAACTCTTAACAAACATTCCAAGTTACTTGTTTCTATGTTCTCTTGTTTCTTCGAGCACTGCTTGGCTAGTCCTTCATAGTTGAGTTTTGCTCAAGACGTTTTCTCTGGGTTTGAGGATTGATGGCATGAATCATCAATTATGTATGTTGACTTACATAGAGTTATTGACgttttttatttaatgatttttcTTGATTGATTTCCGAAACAGGAAAATATGAATTAGAGGGATAATTTTCTTCTTGATCTGTTATCATATTTTCATTTGCTATAAGTTAAGGATGACTAGAATTTCAAATTTCTGGATATTTACTGCATTGAGC
This genomic interval from Primulina tabacum isolate GXHZ01 unplaced genomic scaffold, ASM2559414v2 Contig369, whole genome shotgun sequence contains the following:
- the LOC142534116 gene encoding uncharacterized protein LOC142534116, whose translation is MTPLFFPTLFVSFYTLIYVVVGYGHGSTCRSFCGNLTIDYPFALRPGCGHSGFRELLFCINDVLMLHISSGSYRVLDIDYAYETLVLHDPHMSTCDSLVWGGRGNGFVVEPWRAVHLTPTSENVFLLLGCSAQSPLFRGSPGKHLSCQNVSGLGCEEYYGCSAWDMFGPRQLIPAYGSGPPDCCATSFQAVKSVNLSGLDCQGYSSAYSLAPLKVGGPKEWAYGIQVKYSSLENGSFCWACEATGGSCGYDIDKNTDLCMCGGWNSTTNCDSVYSAASHRTIWSANVGISSVFHEYKYWAHFTWLSNPLKIDLQSVDQDKDVLPRSDNEMKMECFCFLLLLFSLFNY